The Streptomyces sp. NBC_01268 genome window below encodes:
- a CDS encoding O-methyltransferase has translation MSNDQDRWTAVDRYFTGLLAPDDEVLDAALDASTAAGLPEIAVAPNQGKLLNLLVRAQGAKKVLEIGTLGGYSTIWLARALPADGRLISLEYSPVHADVARANIARAGLDKTVEVRTGAALDTLPALAEEGAGPFDFVFVDADKANNPHYVSWALRLSRPGTLIVVDNVARGGKVATAHPDDPAITGIRAMFDLISREPRLDATALQTVGTKGHDGLLVARVID, from the coding sequence ATGAGCAACGACCAGGATCGATGGACCGCCGTGGACCGCTACTTCACCGGGCTCCTCGCACCCGACGACGAGGTGCTCGACGCCGCGCTCGACGCGTCCACGGCCGCCGGGCTGCCGGAGATCGCCGTCGCCCCCAACCAGGGCAAACTGCTGAACCTCCTCGTCCGCGCGCAGGGCGCGAAGAAGGTCCTGGAGATCGGCACCCTCGGCGGCTACAGCACCATCTGGCTGGCCCGCGCGCTGCCCGCGGACGGCAGGCTGATCAGCCTGGAGTACTCCCCCGTCCACGCGGACGTGGCCCGCGCCAACATCGCCCGCGCGGGCCTCGACAAGACCGTCGAGGTGCGCACGGGCGCCGCCCTGGACACGCTCCCCGCCCTCGCGGAGGAGGGCGCGGGCCCCTTCGACTTCGTCTTCGTCGACGCCGACAAGGCCAACAACCCGCACTACGTCTCCTGGGCCCTGAGGCTGTCCCGGCCCGGCACGCTGATCGTCGTCGACAACGTGGCGCGCGGCGGGAAGGTCGCCACCGCCCACCCCGACGACCCGGCGATCACCGGCATCCGCGCCATGTTCGACCTGATCTCCCGCGAGCCGCGGCTCGACGCGACCGCCCTCCAGACGGTGGGCACGAAGGGGCACGACGGACTGCTGGTCGCCCGCGTGATCGACTAG
- a CDS encoding ABC transporter permease, whose protein sequence is MLVDVNVTFGAVLAVLLALAAGVVALARLGRARDTLVAGVRAAAQLVAVSLVIGWVVRSVPLLVCFLLLMYAVAVRTAGRRIVPAPGRAWRWAAVPIAAGVLPVVAALVLTGLVPPRGITLVPVTGILIGGALTATVLGGRRALDEIRGRWGEVEAGLAIGLPEREARLEVAREAASDALLPGMDQTRTVGLVTLPGAFVGMLLGGASPLHAGAVQLFVLVALLLVQAVAVAVTLELVARGRLVRA, encoded by the coding sequence GTGCTCGTGGACGTGAACGTGACATTCGGGGCGGTTCTCGCCGTTCTGCTCGCCCTCGCCGCCGGGGTCGTCGCACTGGCCCGGCTCGGCCGCGCCCGCGACACGCTCGTCGCCGGAGTCCGCGCGGCCGCGCAGCTCGTGGCCGTCTCCCTGGTGATCGGGTGGGTCGTCCGCTCGGTGCCGCTGCTGGTCTGCTTCCTGTTGCTGATGTACGCGGTGGCGGTGCGGACCGCGGGCCGGCGGATCGTCCCGGCGCCCGGCCGGGCGTGGCGGTGGGCCGCCGTCCCGATCGCGGCGGGCGTGCTCCCGGTCGTCGCGGCGCTCGTCCTCACCGGTCTCGTACCGCCGCGCGGCATCACGCTCGTCCCGGTGACCGGGATCCTCATCGGCGGCGCGCTCACGGCCACCGTCCTCGGCGGGCGCCGCGCCCTCGACGAGATCCGGGGGAGGTGGGGGGAGGTCGAGGCGGGTCTCGCGATCGGCCTCCCGGAACGGGAGGCCCGCCTGGAGGTGGCCCGCGAGGCGGCGTCCGACGCGCTGCTGCCCGGCATGGACCAGACCCGCACGGTCGGGCTCGTCACCCTTCCGGGCGCCTTCGTCGGCATGCTCCTGGGCGGCGCGTCACCGCTGCACGCGGGCGCCGTGCAGCTCTTCGTCCTGGTCGCCCTGCTCCTGGTCCAGGCGGTGGCGGTCGCGGTGACGCTGGAGCTGGTGGCGCGGGGGCGGCTGGTCCGGGCCTAG
- a CDS encoding transglycosylase SLT domain-containing protein — translation MFRSIATRANSRKKSFAVTAAVLLGASGAVLGTTGTASAATPQEIARQIVPPAQFASFSKIVEHESGWNHTATNSSSGAYGLVQALPGSKMSSAGSDWKTNPATQIKWGLDYMNERYGSPNGAWNFWQSHGWY, via the coding sequence TTGTTCCGCTCGATCGCCACTCGTGCCAACTCCCGCAAGAAGTCCTTCGCCGTGACCGCAGCGGTGCTGCTCGGCGCCTCGGGTGCGGTGCTCGGCACGACGGGTACGGCTTCCGCCGCCACCCCCCAGGAGATCGCCCGGCAGATCGTGCCGCCGGCCCAGTTCGCGTCCTTCAGCAAGATCGTCGAGCACGAGTCCGGCTGGAACCACACCGCCACCAACTCCTCCAGCGGCGCCTACGGCCTGGTCCAGGCCCTCCCGGGTTCGAAGATGTCCTCGGCCGGTTCCGACTGGAAGACCAACCCCGCCACGCAGATCAAGTGGGGTCTGGACTACATGAACGAGCGCTACGGCTCCCCGAACGGCGCCTGGAACTTCTGGCAGTCGCACGGCTGGTACTAA
- a CDS encoding cytochrome P450, with product MPCPHLSEGFDATDPDLLQDRIPHPEFARLRQTAPVWWCAQTPGLTGFADDGYWAVTRHADVKYVSTHPELFSSNENTAVIRFNEHITRDQIEVQKLIMLNMDPPEHSRVRQIVQRGFTPRAIRSLETALRDRARAIVEEAKASAGEGGTFDFVTKVAVELPLQAIAELIGVPQEDRARIFDWSNKMVAYDDPEYAITEEIGAEAAMELIGYSMNLAAGRKECPAQDIVSQLVAAEGQGNLSSDEFGFFVLLLAVAGNETTRNAISHGMHAFLTHPDQWERYKRERPATAAEEIVRWATPVVSFQRTATQDTELGGQQIRKGDRVGLFYSSANNDPEVFENPEAFDIGRDPNPHLGFGGGGPHFCLGKSLAIKEIELIFEALADELPDLTLAGDPRRLRAAWLNGIKELQVRVA from the coding sequence ATGCCGTGCCCTCACCTCTCCGAAGGGTTCGACGCCACCGACCCCGATCTGCTCCAGGACCGGATACCCCATCCGGAGTTCGCCCGACTGCGGCAGACCGCGCCCGTCTGGTGGTGCGCCCAGACCCCCGGCCTCACCGGCTTCGCCGACGACGGCTACTGGGCCGTGACCCGGCACGCCGACGTCAAGTACGTCTCCACCCACCCCGAGCTGTTCTCCTCCAACGAGAACACCGCCGTCATCCGCTTCAACGAGCACATCACCCGGGACCAGATCGAGGTCCAGAAGCTGATCATGCTCAACATGGACCCGCCCGAGCACAGCCGGGTCCGCCAGATCGTCCAGCGCGGCTTCACCCCGCGCGCCATCCGGAGCCTGGAGACCGCGCTGCGCGACCGGGCCCGCGCCATCGTCGAGGAGGCGAAGGCCTCGGCCGGCGAGGGCGGCACCTTCGACTTCGTCACCAAGGTCGCCGTCGAACTGCCGCTCCAGGCCATCGCCGAACTCATCGGCGTACCGCAGGAGGACCGGGCCAGGATCTTCGACTGGTCGAACAAGATGGTCGCGTACGACGACCCCGAGTACGCCATCACCGAGGAGATCGGGGCCGAGGCCGCGATGGAGCTCATCGGCTACTCGATGAACCTCGCCGCCGGCCGCAAGGAGTGCCCCGCCCAGGACATCGTGAGCCAGCTCGTCGCCGCCGAGGGGCAGGGCAACCTCTCCTCCGACGAGTTCGGCTTCTTCGTGCTGCTCCTCGCCGTCGCCGGCAACGAGACCACCCGCAACGCCATCAGCCACGGCATGCACGCCTTCCTCACCCACCCCGACCAGTGGGAGCGCTACAAGCGGGAGCGGCCCGCGACCGCCGCCGAGGAGATCGTGCGCTGGGCGACCCCCGTCGTCTCCTTCCAGCGGACCGCCACCCAGGACACCGAGCTCGGCGGGCAGCAGATCCGCAAGGGCGACCGGGTCGGCCTCTTCTACTCCTCCGCCAACAACGACCCCGAGGTCTTCGAGAACCCCGAGGCCTTCGACATCGGCCGCGACCCCAACCCGCACCTCGGCTTCGGCGGCGGCGGACCGCACTTCTGCCTCGGCAAGTCCCTCGCCATCAAGGAGATCGAGCTGATCTTCGAGGCGCTCGCCGACGAACTGCCCGACCTGACCCTCGCGGGCGACCCGCGCCGACTGCGGGCGGCGTGGCTGAACGGCATCAAGGAGCTCCAGGTCCGGGTGGCCTGA
- a CDS encoding HAD-IA family hydrolase, producing MTATTPASFTARALLLDMDGTLVNSDAVVERCWRRWAERHGLDPVEALKVVHGRQGYATMAVLLPDRPMEENLADNRVMLAEETADLDGVVPVPGAPAFMAALATLPHALVTSADEALARARMGAAELPMPATRVTAEGVSASKPDPEGFLKGAAELGFAPEDCVVFEDSEAGIQAGRAAGMRVVGVGPRAAAFAPDAHVQDLTRLRVEPGAEGTITLTFA from the coding sequence ATGACTGCCACCACCCCGGCGTCGTTCACCGCACGTGCCCTCCTGCTCGACATGGACGGCACGCTCGTCAATTCCGACGCCGTCGTGGAGCGCTGCTGGCGGCGCTGGGCGGAGCGCCACGGCCTCGACCCGGTGGAGGCCCTGAAGGTGGTGCACGGCCGTCAGGGGTACGCCACGATGGCGGTCCTGCTGCCGGACCGGCCGATGGAGGAGAACCTCGCCGACAACCGCGTCATGCTCGCCGAGGAGACCGCCGACCTCGACGGCGTCGTGCCGGTGCCGGGCGCGCCCGCGTTCATGGCCGCCCTCGCGACGCTGCCGCACGCCCTGGTGACCTCCGCCGACGAGGCGCTGGCCCGGGCGCGGATGGGCGCGGCGGAGCTGCCGATGCCGGCGACCCGGGTGACCGCCGAGGGCGTGAGCGCCAGCAAGCCGGACCCGGAGGGCTTCCTGAAGGGCGCGGCGGAGCTGGGCTTCGCCCCCGAGGACTGCGTCGTGTTCGAGGACTCCGAGGCGGGCATCCAGGCCGGCCGCGCGGCCGGCATGCGCGTGGTGGGCGTCGGCCCCCGCGCCGCCGCCTTCGCCCCGGACGCGCACGTCCAGGACCTGACCCGGCTGCGCGTCGAGCCGGGCGCCGAGGGCACGATCACGCTGACGTTCGCGTAG
- a CDS encoding MDR family MFS transporter, which yields MAQEVRAPRAGGDPVPGEGRSHRTVIIAIGALLLGMLLAALDQTIVSTALPTIVSELGGMEHLSWVVTAYMLASTAATPLWGKLGDQYGRKKLFQSAIVLFLIGSALCGIAQNMPQLIAFRALQGLGGGGLMVLSMAIVGDLVSPRERGRYQGLFGAVFGATSVLGPLLGGLFTEHLSWRWVFYINLPIGIVALFVIAAVLHIPVGGTRHTIDYLGTFLIASVATCLVLVASLGGTTWAWGSPQIIGLAVLGVVLLVWFVYVEQRAAEPVLPLKLFRIRTFSLVSVISFIVGFAMFGAMTYLPTFLQIVQGVSPTMSGVHMLPMVVGMLLTSTASGQIVSRTGRWKVFPLAGTAVTALGLLLLHRLTETSSTWEMSVYFFVFGAGLGLVMQVLVLVVQNAVSYQDLGVATSGATFFRSIGASFGVAIFGTVFTNRLTDKLAAALAGQQLPPGAGASQIAADPRAIAALPPELRPSVLHAYATSITDVFLYAAPVVLIGFVVACFLKEDPLRASVTAPDTSQTLASNPVERSSYEECARALSLLGSREGRKQVYEKIIARAGLDLLPAAGWLLLRVRRHGAVEPSLLADTTPVPLRVITEAARQLEERRLVAREGIQLVLTEDGAHTAVRLAKAREDSLSDLLGDWWGPDRPTDLVQLVEELTAELGGSDGERPRSPEPPGDHHAP from the coding sequence ATGGCCCAGGAAGTGCGCGCGCCGCGCGCCGGCGGCGACCCTGTGCCCGGGGAGGGCCGGAGCCACCGCACCGTCATCATCGCGATCGGCGCACTGCTGCTCGGCATGCTGCTCGCCGCACTCGACCAGACCATCGTCTCCACCGCGTTGCCGACCATCGTCAGCGAACTCGGCGGCATGGAGCACCTCTCCTGGGTCGTGACCGCCTACATGCTGGCGTCGACCGCCGCCACGCCCCTGTGGGGCAAGCTGGGCGACCAGTACGGGCGCAAGAAGCTCTTCCAGAGCGCCATCGTCCTCTTCCTGATCGGCTCGGCGCTCTGCGGCATCGCACAGAACATGCCCCAGCTCATCGCCTTCCGCGCGCTCCAGGGCCTCGGCGGCGGCGGGCTCATGGTGCTGTCGATGGCGATCGTCGGCGACCTCGTGTCGCCCCGCGAACGCGGCCGCTACCAGGGCCTGTTCGGTGCGGTCTTCGGTGCCACCAGCGTGCTCGGGCCGCTGTTGGGCGGGCTGTTCACCGAACACCTCTCCTGGCGCTGGGTGTTCTACATCAACCTGCCCATCGGCATCGTCGCCCTCTTCGTCATCGCCGCCGTGCTGCACATCCCGGTCGGCGGCACCCGCCACACCATCGACTACCTCGGCACCTTCCTCATCGCCTCGGTCGCCACCTGCCTGGTGCTGGTGGCCTCCCTCGGCGGGACCACCTGGGCCTGGGGCTCGCCGCAGATCATCGGGCTCGCCGTCCTCGGCGTCGTCCTGCTCGTGTGGTTCGTGTACGTGGAGCAGCGGGCCGCCGAACCCGTGCTGCCGCTCAAGCTGTTCCGGATCAGGACCTTCAGCCTGGTCTCCGTCATCAGCTTCATCGTCGGCTTCGCGATGTTCGGCGCGATGACCTACCTGCCGACCTTCCTCCAGATCGTGCAGGGCGTCAGCCCCACCATGTCCGGCGTCCACATGCTGCCCATGGTCGTCGGCATGCTGCTCACCTCGACCGCCTCCGGCCAGATCGTGTCCCGTACCGGCCGCTGGAAGGTCTTCCCGCTCGCCGGCACCGCCGTCACCGCCCTCGGCCTGCTCCTCCTCCACCGGCTGACGGAGACCAGCTCCACCTGGGAGATGAGCGTCTACTTCTTCGTCTTCGGCGCCGGGCTCGGCCTGGTCATGCAGGTCCTGGTGCTCGTCGTGCAGAACGCCGTCTCCTACCAGGACCTCGGCGTCGCCACCTCCGGAGCCACCTTCTTCCGCTCCATCGGCGCCTCCTTCGGCGTCGCCATCTTCGGCACCGTCTTCACCAACCGCCTCACCGACAAGCTGGCGGCCGCCCTCGCCGGGCAGCAGCTGCCCCCCGGCGCCGGTGCCTCGCAGATCGCCGCCGACCCCCGGGCCATCGCCGCCCTCCCGCCCGAGCTGCGCCCCTCGGTGCTGCACGCGTACGCCACGTCCATCACCGACGTGTTCCTGTACGCGGCGCCGGTCGTCCTGATCGGCTTCGTCGTCGCCTGCTTCCTGAAGGAGGACCCGCTGCGCGCCTCGGTCACCGCGCCCGACACCAGTCAGACCCTCGCCTCCAACCCCGTCGAGCGCTCCTCGTACGAGGAGTGCGCCCGCGCGTTGTCGCTGCTCGGCTCCCGCGAGGGGCGCAAGCAGGTGTACGAGAAGATCATCGCGCGCGCCGGGCTCGACCTGCTGCCGGCCGCCGGCTGGCTGCTGCTGCGGGTGCGCCGGCACGGTGCAGTGGAGCCCTCCCTGCTCGCCGACACCACCCCCGTACCGCTGCGGGTGATCACCGAGGCGGCCCGGCAGCTGGAGGAGCGGCGGCTGGTGGCCAGGGAGGGGATCCAGCTCGTGCTCACCGAGGACGGGGCCCACACGGCCGTACGGCTCGCCAAGGCGCGCGAGGACTCGCTATCCGATCTGCTCGGCGACTGGTGGGGGCCGGACCGTCCGACCGACCTGGTGCAGCTCGTCGAGGAGCTGACCGCCGAACTCGGCGGCTCGGACGGGGAACGACCCCGCTCGCCGGAGCCGCCGGGCGACCACCACGCCCCCTGA
- a CDS encoding peptidoglycan-binding domain-containing protein, with translation MRIRPYVTLESPEEATTMPPPVPPGPPGGPGPLAGPLPAEVPAPHLTGDPSETMPLLLPGAAGRGYGEGRGTAYGAGQGYGAGQAYEAGQAYGAGQADTAAYGAAGAGAAAYGTDGVPEVSHTLAYAPEGRRRSGRGRAVVIAGVVAAAVVGTAVMATAMIGGNDNTDDRAAVPEVTTSASDNVAVSEEPSTAPTPTETASPSARTTSATSTASASTSPATTRASASATGTAPPARPTKTTTAPSSAPAVAPSATEDPEAATLSLGSTGDEVAELQRRLKELWLYNGPEDGKFTRKVEHAVEVFQSYKYIDDDPEGVYGPSTRRALEAETTG, from the coding sequence TTGCGCATCCGCCCGTACGTGACGCTGGAGTCGCCGGAGGAGGCGACGACGATGCCGCCGCCCGTACCGCCGGGGCCGCCCGGCGGGCCGGGGCCGCTCGCGGGGCCGCTGCCCGCGGAGGTCCCCGCCCCACACCTGACCGGAGACCCGTCCGAGACGATGCCGCTGCTCCTCCCGGGGGCGGCCGGACGGGGGTACGGCGAGGGGCGCGGGACCGCGTACGGGGCAGGGCAGGGATACGGGGCGGGGCAGGCGTACGAGGCGGGGCAGGCGTACGGGGCGGGGCAGGCCGACACCGCCGCGTACGGGGCCGCCGGGGCCGGCGCCGCCGCGTACGGGACCGACGGGGTCCCGGAGGTCTCGCACACGCTCGCGTACGCCCCCGAGGGGCGCCGGCGTTCCGGGCGGGGCCGGGCCGTGGTCATCGCGGGCGTGGTCGCCGCCGCGGTCGTGGGCACGGCGGTCATGGCGACCGCGATGATCGGCGGGAACGACAACACCGACGACCGGGCCGCCGTCCCCGAGGTCACCACCAGCGCGTCCGACAACGTCGCCGTCTCCGAGGAGCCGAGCACCGCGCCGACCCCGACGGAGACCGCCTCCCCCTCCGCCCGGACCACCTCGGCGACCTCCACCGCGTCCGCTTCCACCTCCCCCGCGACGACCCGGGCCTCGGCGTCCGCCACCGGGACGGCTCCGCCCGCGCGCCCCACGAAGACCACCACCGCGCCGTCGAGCGCGCCCGCGGTGGCCCCGAGCGCCACGGAGGACCCGGAGGCGGCGACCCTGAGCCTGGGCTCCACCGGGGACGAGGTGGCGGAGCTCCAGCGGCGCCTGAAGGAGCTGTGGCTGTACAACGGGCCCGAGGACGGCAAGTTCACCAGGAAGGTGGAGCACGCGGTCGAGGTCTTCCAGTCGTACAAGTACATCGACGACGACCCGGAGGGCGTCTACGGGCCGAGCACGCGCCGGGCCCTGGAGGCCGAGACGACGGGCTGA
- a CDS encoding GNAT family N-acetyltransferase, whose protein sequence is MTWIFTPEHVGTPDATALRRAYYGDVAGRYWKRPATEAEIDEGLTADGVELLTPPTGQFLVGRHDGESAACGGVLLLDAERAELTRVFLRHGFRGKGGAGTLMQGLEDAARGLGARRMVLNTRLDLVEARALYTRHGYAEIPAYCSGPYMDIWYGKEL, encoded by the coding sequence ATGACCTGGATCTTCACCCCCGAGCACGTCGGCACCCCGGACGCCACCGCCCTGCGCCGCGCCTACTACGGCGACGTGGCGGGGCGGTACTGGAAGCGCCCGGCGACCGAGGCGGAGATCGACGAGGGACTGACCGCCGACGGGGTCGAGCTGCTCACCCCGCCGACCGGCCAGTTCCTGGTCGGGCGCCACGACGGCGAGTCGGCCGCGTGCGGCGGTGTGCTCCTGCTGGACGCCGAACGGGCCGAGCTGACCCGGGTGTTCCTGCGGCACGGCTTCCGTGGCAAGGGCGGCGCGGGCACCCTGATGCAGGGCCTGGAGGACGCGGCGCGCGGCCTCGGTGCACGCCGGATGGTCCTCAACACCCGGCTCGACCTGGTCGAGGCGCGGGCGCTGTACACACGGCACGGGTACGCGGAGATCCCCGCGTACTGCTCGGGGCCGTACATGGACATCTGGTACGGCAAGGAGCTCTGA
- a CDS encoding antibiotic biosynthesis monooxygenase family protein has product MSIVKINALTVPAEQREVLEQRFASRAGAVEGSDGFEWFELLRPLEGTDQYLVYTRWRSEEDFQNWMNGSMKAAHQGTAGGEGGAERPKPAATGSTLWSFEVVQQTAPKA; this is encoded by the coding sequence ATGAGCATCGTGAAGATCAACGCACTGACCGTGCCGGCCGAGCAGCGCGAGGTCCTGGAGCAGCGCTTCGCGTCCCGCGCCGGAGCCGTCGAGGGCTCGGACGGCTTCGAGTGGTTCGAGCTGCTGCGCCCGCTGGAGGGGACGGACCAGTACCTGGTCTACACCCGCTGGCGCAGCGAGGAGGACTTCCAGAACTGGATGAACGGCTCCATGAAGGCCGCCCACCAGGGCACCGCGGGCGGCGAGGGCGGGGCAGAGCGCCCGAAGCCCGCGGCGACCGGCTCCACCCTCTGGTCCTTCGAGGTCGTGCAGCAGACGGCCCCCAAGGCCTGA
- a CDS encoding DUF6342 family protein: protein MADIDLGLATDWSEGDTHGRVKLRQNQVYPTSPKKDVLISSPVSIELSVNTNLSSSQEADKIYFTTHHGSTKKIIAVLDSDGNLHIAGRLITDQKDLTY, encoded by the coding sequence ATGGCGGACATCGATCTCGGACTGGCGACGGACTGGAGCGAGGGCGACACCCACGGTCGCGTCAAGCTGCGGCAGAACCAGGTCTACCCGACCTCGCCCAAGAAGGACGTGCTCATCAGCTCGCCGGTGAGCATCGAGCTGTCGGTGAACACCAACCTCTCCTCCTCGCAGGAGGCGGACAAGATCTACTTCACGACCCACCACGGCTCGACGAAGAAGATCATCGCGGTGCTCGACTCCGACGGCAACCTGCACATCGCCGGCCGTCTGATCACCGACCAGAAGGACCTCACGTACTAG
- a CDS encoding DUF2330 domain-containing protein has product MLVALLALQAGSLVAPAYACGCGAMIPGSGARIGVDRETSAVHWDERTGTERIVMRFSVHGDAEKAAWVMPVPHRADVRLGDPALFDALYRLTAPVNRDRDHFWPRSGDWPFSSGDTDGVAGAAPPTAQAPGVGVVGRERLGPFDVARLTATDPDALGDWLHRNGFELSDRLAGELRPYVERKWEYVAVRLAPEQPGEPLHGSLDPLRITFANDTPVYPMRLSRLAKTPQALDLYVLSGHRMEPQGRIGGDRPDVTFAGTLDAPDGAVAELTGRAPVFLTAVGQYFPVPARIDGDHTLVRAEADTPYQRVYYTDRLLTAGGVPVWLLTVTGTVLLVVAGVLVAVRVRRTRAGVRSAA; this is encoded by the coding sequence ATGCTCGTCGCGCTGCTCGCCCTCCAGGCCGGCTCGCTCGTCGCACCGGCCTACGCCTGCGGCTGCGGCGCCATGATCCCGGGCAGCGGCGCCCGGATCGGCGTCGACCGCGAGACCTCGGCCGTGCACTGGGACGAGCGGACGGGCACCGAACGGATCGTCATGCGCTTCAGCGTGCACGGCGACGCCGAGAAGGCCGCCTGGGTCATGCCCGTGCCGCACCGCGCCGACGTCCGGCTGGGGGACCCGGCGCTCTTCGACGCCCTGTACCGGCTCACCGCACCCGTGAACCGGGACCGCGACCACTTCTGGCCGCGCTCCGGCGACTGGCCCTTCTCCTCCGGCGACACCGACGGCGTCGCCGGGGCGGCGCCGCCCACCGCCCAGGCCCCCGGCGTCGGCGTCGTCGGCCGCGAACGGCTCGGCCCCTTCGACGTGGCCCGGCTGACCGCCACCGACCCGGACGCGCTCGGCGACTGGCTGCACCGCAACGGCTTCGAGCTCTCCGACCGGCTCGCCGGCGAACTGCGCCCGTACGTCGAGCGGAAGTGGGAGTACGTCGCCGTCCGCCTCGCCCCCGAACAGCCCGGCGAACCCCTGCACGGCTCCCTCGACCCGCTGCGGATCACCTTCGCCAACGACACGCCCGTCTACCCGATGCGCCTCTCCCGGCTGGCGAAGACCCCACAGGCGCTCGACCTGTACGTGCTCTCCGGCCACCGCATGGAGCCGCAGGGCCGCATCGGCGGCGACCGGCCCGACGTCACCTTCGCCGGGACGCTCGACGCGCCCGACGGCGCCGTCGCCGAACTCACCGGCCGCGCCCCGGTCTTCCTCACCGCCGTCGGGCAGTACTTCCCGGTCCCCGCCCGGATCGACGGCGACCACACACTCGTCCGCGCCGAAGCGGACACCCCGTACCAGAGGGTGTACTACACCGACCGGCTGCTGACCGCCGGCGGCGTCCCGGTCTGGCTGCTCACCGTGACCGGCACGGTCCTGCTGGTCGTGGCCGGAGTCCTCGTGGCGGTGCGGGTGCGGCGCACGAGGGCCGGTGTACGTTCGGCCGCATGA
- a CDS encoding steroid 3-ketoacyl-CoA thiolase, whose translation MAAEPVIVEAVRTPIGKRGGALANLHPAYLLGETYRELLGRTGIHADCVEQIVGGTVTHAGEQSMNPARTAWLTMGLPYETAATTVDCQCGSSQQASHMVANMVAAGVIDIGISCGVEAMSRVPLGSGSKHGPGKPWPDEWNVDLPNQFEAAERIARRRGLTRERVDSLGLLSQERAAVAWSEERFKRETFAVQVPTTEEEQAAGHGMWRLVDRDEGLRDTSMEGLGRLKPVMPTAIHTAGNSSQISDGASAIMWASKRMARALKLRPRARIVAQALVGADPHYHLDGPVDATRAVLGKAGMSLKDIDLVEINEAFASVVLSWAQVFDQDLEKVNVNGGAIALGHPVGATGARLIATALHELERTDKEFALITMCAGGALATGTIIQRL comes from the coding sequence ATGGCCGCGGAACCCGTCATCGTCGAAGCCGTACGCACCCCCATCGGCAAGCGCGGAGGCGCGCTCGCCAATCTGCACCCCGCCTATCTCCTCGGCGAGACCTACCGCGAGCTCCTCGGCCGCACCGGCATCCACGCCGACTGCGTCGAGCAGATCGTCGGCGGCACGGTCACCCACGCCGGGGAGCAGTCCATGAACCCCGCCCGCACCGCCTGGCTCACCATGGGCCTCCCGTACGAGACCGCCGCCACCACCGTCGACTGTCAGTGCGGCTCCTCGCAGCAGGCCAGCCACATGGTCGCCAACATGGTCGCGGCCGGCGTCATCGACATCGGCATCAGCTGCGGCGTCGAGGCGATGTCCCGCGTCCCGCTCGGTTCCGGCTCCAAGCACGGCCCCGGCAAGCCCTGGCCGGACGAGTGGAACGTCGACCTGCCCAACCAGTTCGAGGCCGCCGAACGCATCGCCCGCCGCCGCGGCCTCACCCGCGAACGCGTCGACTCCCTCGGCCTGCTCTCCCAGGAACGGGCCGCCGTCGCCTGGTCCGAGGAGAGGTTCAAGCGCGAGACCTTCGCCGTCCAGGTCCCCACCACCGAGGAGGAGCAGGCCGCGGGCCACGGCATGTGGCGGCTCGTCGACCGTGACGAGGGCCTGCGCGACACCAGCATGGAGGGGCTCGGCCGGCTCAAGCCCGTCATGCCGACGGCCATCCACACCGCCGGCAACTCCTCCCAGATCTCCGACGGCGCCTCCGCGATCATGTGGGCCTCCAAGCGCATGGCCCGCGCCCTCAAGCTGCGTCCACGCGCCCGGATCGTCGCCCAGGCCCTGGTCGGCGCCGACCCGCACTACCACCTCGACGGACCCGTCGACGCGACCCGCGCGGTGCTCGGCAAGGCCGGGATGTCCCTCAAGGACATCGACCTCGTCGAGATCAACGAGGCCTTCGCCTCCGTCGTGCTCAGCTGGGCACAGGTCTTCGACCAGGACCTGGAGAAGGTCAACGTCAACGGCGGCGCCATCGCCCTCGGGCACCCCGTCGGCGCCACCGGGGCCCGGCTCATCGCCACCGCCCTGCACGAGCTGGAGCGCACCGACAAGGAGTTCGCGCTGATCACCATGTGCGCGGGCGGCGCGCTGGCCACCGGGACGATCATCCAGCGGCTGTGA